In Puntigrus tetrazona isolate hp1 chromosome 24, ASM1883169v1, whole genome shotgun sequence, a genomic segment contains:
- the naa50 gene encoding N-alpha-acetyltransferase 50 isoform X2, whose protein sequence is MKGRIELGDVTPHNIKQLKRLNQVIFPVSYNDKFYKDVLEVGELAKLAYFNDIAVGAVCCRVDHSQNQKRLYIMTLGCLAPYRRLGIGTKMLNHVLNICEKDGTFDNIYLHVQISNESAIDFYQKFGFEIIETKKNYYKRIEPADAHVLQKSLRSPCAPPAGELQKAD, encoded by the exons ATgaaagg CCGGATCGAGTTGGGGGATGTTACACCCCACAACATTAAACAATTGAAGCGTCTGAACCAAGTGATCTTCCCTGTCAGCTACAACGACAAGTTTTACAAAGATGTCCTTGAAGTAGGAGAGCTCGCCAAACTAG CATATTTCAACGACATCGCAGTTGGTGCCGTGTGCTGTAGAGTGGATCACTCTCAGAACCAGAAGCGACTCTACATCATGACCCTGGGTTGCCTAGCACCTTACCGCAGACTTGGCATAG GAACAAAAATGCTGAACCATGTGTTGAACATTTGTGAGAAGGATGGCACTTTTGACAACATTTACCT TCACGTGCAGATCAGCAATGAGTCTGCAATTGACTTCTACCAGAAATTTGGCTTTGAAATCATTGAGACAAAAAAGAACTATTACAAGAGGATAGAGCCAGCAGATGCCCACGTTCTTCAGAAAAGCCTGCGCAGCCCATGTGCGCCCCCAGCAGGAGAGCTGCAGAAAGCCGACTAG
- the naa50 gene encoding N-alpha-acetyltransferase 50 isoform X1, whose protein sequence is MKGSRIELGDVTPHNIKQLKRLNQVIFPVSYNDKFYKDVLEVGELAKLAYFNDIAVGAVCCRVDHSQNQKRLYIMTLGCLAPYRRLGIGTKMLNHVLNICEKDGTFDNIYLHVQISNESAIDFYQKFGFEIIETKKNYYKRIEPADAHVLQKSLRSPCAPPAGELQKAD, encoded by the exons ATgaaagg TAGCCGGATCGAGTTGGGGGATGTTACACCCCACAACATTAAACAATTGAAGCGTCTGAACCAAGTGATCTTCCCTGTCAGCTACAACGACAAGTTTTACAAAGATGTCCTTGAAGTAGGAGAGCTCGCCAAACTAG CATATTTCAACGACATCGCAGTTGGTGCCGTGTGCTGTAGAGTGGATCACTCTCAGAACCAGAAGCGACTCTACATCATGACCCTGGGTTGCCTAGCACCTTACCGCAGACTTGGCATAG GAACAAAAATGCTGAACCATGTGTTGAACATTTGTGAGAAGGATGGCACTTTTGACAACATTTACCT TCACGTGCAGATCAGCAATGAGTCTGCAATTGACTTCTACCAGAAATTTGGCTTTGAAATCATTGAGACAAAAAAGAACTATTACAAGAGGATAGAGCCAGCAGATGCCCACGTTCTTCAGAAAAGCCTGCGCAGCCCATGTGCGCCCCCAGCAGGAGAGCTGCAGAAAGCCGACTAG